In Bradyrhizobium sp. 195, the sequence CTGCGCTCGCAATGACGGAGTGTGGGTACGCCTCTCACGACGTCTTCAGCCAGACAGTTCCGGCTGCCAATCGCGCAATTTTCGCGCGGCGCCCGTGACGTCAGCGATCGTCCGAAACGTCCCCGCCTCCACCATCATCGCCCGCGCCAACCGCACGGCGCGCGCCTCGCTGACAGCGCGCGTCTTCGGATCCTCGATCAGCTCGAAATCGATGTTGTGGGCGAGGCCGAAGATGCGGCGGACGATCTTTGCGGCGGCGAAGCCGACGGCATCCGTGAACAGGCGCTGCATGTAGGCCTGCCGCTCGGCCTCCAGGCGCGCGGCGCCCTTCTCGCCGGCGAAGAGCGAGACCGGATAGGCATCGCCCGCGGCGCCCGCGCGCCAGAGGTCGAGGAATTTGCGGGAAAACTCGTTCCAGACCTGCTCGACCGTCTCCAGCACCCAGGCCTCGAATGCGGCCCGCCCGCCCGGCGCGCGCTCGTGGCCACTCGATGCAAAATAGGCCATCAAGAGGTTGGCGAGCAGGGCGCCGACGTCGAACCCCATTGGGCCATAGAACGCGAATTCGGGATCGATCACCCGCGTCTGGCTGTCCGTGACCATGATCGATCCGGTGTGGAGGTCGCCGTGCAGCAGCGCCTCGGGGCTTGCCATGAACTTCAGCTTGAGCCGGGAGATCGCGACATGCAGCTCCATATCATCACGCAGGCTTGCGGCGAGCGCATCGAGATATGGCGCGGTCCAGCGGTTTTGTTCGGCGATGCGGTAGGGATCGGTGAAGATCAAATCCTCGGTGATCTTGCAGAGCGCATGGTTGCCGGCGAAAGCCGCGATGCCCTCCTTCTTCTCGGCCGCGGACAGCGCGAGGTCGGAGGTGAAGAACAGCGTTCGCGCCATGAACGTGGAGATATCACCGACGAAGCCGGGATATTGCGTGCCCGCGACCAGCCCCTTGCGCATGATGATGTGGGGCTTGAGCAGTTCCATCACCGTCAGCGCGAGACTTTCGCTGTGATGCAGCAAGGCCGGCACAAGGCCGGGGGCGAGCTGGGCCTGCTTCGACAGCGCCAGATATTCGTAATGGGCCCGCGATAGCGGCAACGGCCAGCTCTCGCCGACGAGGCGGACATAGGGCAGCGCCTGCTTGACGGCGACGCCGCCGCTCGCGCCCTTGACGATGAAGACGAGGTTGAGGTT encodes:
- the mtnK gene encoding S-methyl-5-thioribose kinase, which codes for MTGSWTGDYRILQEAALRDYLAGLPDIAALLGGEPSGWGITEVGDGNLNLVFIVKGASGGVAVKQALPYVRLVGESWPLPLSRAHYEYLALSKQAQLAPGLVPALLHHSESLALTVMELLKPHIIMRKGLVAGTQYPGFVGDISTFMARTLFFTSDLALSAAEKKEGIAAFAGNHALCKITEDLIFTDPYRIAEQNRWTAPYLDALAASLRDDMELHVAISRLKLKFMASPEALLHGDLHTGSIMVTDSQTRVIDPEFAFYGPMGFDVGALLANLLMAYFASSGHERAPGGRAAFEAWVLETVEQVWNEFSRKFLDLWRAGAAGDAYPVSLFAGEKGAARLEAERQAYMQRLFTDAVGFAAAKIVRRIFGLAHNIDFELIEDPKTRAVSEARAVRLARAMMVEAGTFRTIADVTGAARKLRDWQPELSG